In the Silene latifolia isolate original U9 population chromosome 1, ASM4854445v1, whole genome shotgun sequence genome, CCACCTGGATTGTACATCATTTTTAGTCAACAATAACAAGAACTGGGCTCGCACACCCTATACACTTAAATTAGCCTTTAGACGACGAGTTTACCAATTAGTCTTCCGTAAATTTTTCCGTTTGCTCTAAATAAAGCCTGCATTAAAAAAGAATTAATCCTGAAATCAGAATCTACCTAAGCAGGGTAAGAGATGAAGgatcataaaaaataaaataaataaattagacTGATCAAAGAGCGCACCTTCTGTAAGTGACTGATCAGTGCAAGTGGTATTGGTCCTGTATCACAATGTCGAACAATCAAAGTCAAAAATTTCTCACAACTAGAAGCACATTAgtcaaaaaataaaaatcgaGGGCGTTAGAAAGCCACCTCCACTTTTACGGCAGTTCCAGAATTCAAGTGACAAAGCATCATTTTTAGCAGAGAGTAAACTGGAGGAGCTCATCTCCGCTAACTTAGCATCATCATAACGTGTACCAGCAGCCTCCCAAGCAGCAGAAATTAACCTGCATTAGACGTCAAACAAGTCTATCCAAACCCTTCATTGCAGAAAGATCGCGACATGAAACTAAAAGAAATAGGAACAAAAGCCATCATCTATGTCCCACATATTGTATTGGGTGGCATTTATCAAGGTACCTTGGATTGAAGAGGTACAACAGCCTATGCCGCCTTTCTTCTGGAATCTCGGAAATTTTCTTCCTGGCCAATAAAACGAGATGCAAAAAAAACTCATAGTCTCAGAGATCACAGTTTTACATATACAACATTGTACAATAGTTCAGGGAAAACACAGCACAAAATTCTTAAAAAGATCACTATCTCTTACCATATGATCCACATCCAAGACTTGTATGCAACGAAACTACAAAAACTCGAATCCAAATAACTCGTACATGGCCCACCATTCATTTGTTTCTAAACTAGTCAATCATTAAGTTTAACCTATGTTGCTCAGACTTAGTTAGAAGTATCCACACGATGACACGACACACGAGTGTGTGTCCTAGTGTCTGATTCGTCAATTTTATGAAAAAGATTCATGCATTTGGTTTAAAATGAAGTGTCTGAGAGTCCTACCCACGTCCGAGTGTAAAGTATTTGACACGGGTAAGCGAGGTAATATTGAAAAGCCCGAGCAACATATATAACACTTAGCTGAAAATGAACTGAATACTTCCAACTAATCACAGCTTCATACACACTACACATAGCAATGCAATGCTGATTAAAACTAGAGTATTACACAGAAGATTAAACTACTAACCAAACTACCAAAGCTACATAGAAAATGGAATATAAGCGGTGGCGGAACCAGGATTTAAAGTTAGCGGTGCCAAAAACTTCGGTAGGCAAACTAATAATGAAATCTAGTAAAATAGAGAAAAaacgtcccggtcaattgttgtcctttgattttggcacaaagaccaagaaaagaggaggaGCCAGTTACTAAATGACAGGTGGATCAAATagtgtgtgaatgatcaaattattcatcaagtttattcttaaaatagaaaggacaacaattgactaagaCAGTATATCGAATATTTTAACTAAAAGTTCAAATTTTTCATTGTTCAGCCCTAGTTCCGCCaccgaaaataaaaacaaaaatgtGAATTACCACTTTACCAGAGATAAGAAGCAGGATTATAAGTAGAAGGGTCCAAAGGAATAAGATCTTTAGGAGGGTCAAGAAATGTGACAACATCTTGTTCATCCAAGTATGATTTTTTACCATTTGGTAATACTTCATAGGGCTTCTCATCCCACGACGTCGTTTTCAGTATTCTCTCCGCATTTACTGCTTTAATTCTCTGGTTGTTTGATGGTAATTTCAATCCTAATTAAACACAAAGATTAAAATTTTAACAATTAAAACTCAATTTAAGATAATAAATTGAAGATTAGAGATGAAAGAGGGATAAAGATTGTACCTTTGGTGAAGATTTGAAGTGGGTTTTTGATGAATTGGTAAGAATTTGAAGAATGAATGCTGAAGGTTTTTGGGTAGTGGAGATTACAGTTGCTGGTAGTTGAGCATGAAGCTGAGAATGTTGTTGCCATTTTTTTTGTTTATGGGTGGGTTTGATTCGGTTTGGGTGGGGTTTTGATGGGGTTTAACACTTTTGCTAAGGTCCCAAATTCCGGTTCTTTTGGTTGAAATTTGAAAATAGTTAAATTAAGAGAAAATTGATAATTACAGCTTTTTATAAATTATTACTTTTTGTA is a window encoding:
- the LOC141613241 gene encoding uncharacterized protein LOC141613241, encoding MATTFSASCSTTSNCNLHYPKTFSIHSSNSYQFIKNPLQIFTKGLKLPSNNQRIKAVNAERILKTTSWDEKPYEVLPNGKKSYLDEQDVVTFLDPPKDLIPLDPSTYNPASYLWKKISEIPEERRHRLLYLFNPRLISAAWEAAGTRYDDAKLAEMSSSSLLSAKNDALSLEFWNCRKSGGPIPLALISHLQKALFRANGKIYGRLIGGSTLARIATSFSPLYFSVKEVHEVMPTEQPCDIAYEFGDGHLDLQDYPEGFPKPGRHPRPFNDQVVIYVRHVGPGVMVGQAWQEGIALEQVPKKLCGEILMVKDYSTSSADSR